TTGAGCGGGCCCTGCGCAACATCAACCAGTTCAAGCCCGGCACAAATCTGCGGGCCTGGATGTTCACCATTCTGCGCAACACGCACATCAACGAGATCCGCCGCCGCGCGCGCTGGGCCGGCAGCATGGATTGCACCGAATGCGAGGACCTGTTCCCGGTGTCGGCGACGCAGGAGAGCCGGGTCGAACTGCGCGACTTCCGCCGCGCCTTCGCCAAGCTGTCGGACCAGGACCGTCGCGTGCTGACCCTGGTCGGCGCCGAGGGCATGAGCTACCAGGACGCCGCCGAGGCCCTCAGCGTGCCGATCGGCACCGTGCGCTCGCGTCTGTCGCGCGCCCGCAACCGGCTGCGCGAGCTGATGGACGACACGCCGGCCCAGGCGATGCCCGGCACCGGCGCCTACGTGCACTGAGCATCGCAGCGCTAACGCGATCGTCCGGCGCTTCCCGCGACGAGACCGTTCCCGCGCGCAGCCCCGTGCCGCTTACCCGACGCCGGCGTCCCCGCCGGCGTCGGTACGATGCAGGACCAGCCCGAACGGAAGCGGTCATGACTCGGAGCGCACGGCAGTAACGGATCGAATTTGTCGGAGATGATCGAGACCTAACACTGATTTCACCCTGCGGCGCATCTGCGCTGATTTGCGTAACACCGCAGAATCCTTCGGTTTTTTCCGACCGGATCGAGAGGTTCCGTCGCGGCGTCTGGCCGCCGTGTTCGTTACGATGTTTTAATTTTACCCGCCTGACCCGGCCGCTCTAACCATTTCGGGCCCCGGCTGCACAGCGGCCGCGGGCGCAAGATGGCAAGCAAAGAACAGGTACGGAGTGCAGGGGATGCGAGCTGGAGGCAGGGTCGGGCTGACGTGTGCCTTGATTGCCTTGGCGGGTTGCGTCCCGCAGCGTCCTCCACAGATTGCATCGCTGGAGGTCGGCGACATCGCCAGCGTCGGCACCGACGTGGTCTATGCGACCGAGGGTTCGTGCCAGGAGTTGCTGCGTGCCCGCGGCGCAGTGTTCGAGCCGAGCGAGTCCTTCCACACCGGTCGCGGCTGCGGCATCGACGAGCCCGTCATCTTCCGCACCGGCGCTGCCGAGCTGGGTCCGGACGCCGAGCTGGAATGCGAAATGGCGTTGAAATGGCTGCAGTTCGACCAGGAGGTCGTGCAGCCGCTGGCGCAGGAAGTGTTCGCGCAGCCGGTCAGCTACGTCCACCAGCTCAGCGACTATGCCTGTCGGGTCAGCACCGGCAACCGGGCCAAGCTGTCCCAGCATTCCCACGGCCTGGCGCTGGACGTGGCCGCGTTCGAGATGCCCGACGGCCAGACGATCAGCGTCGAGAACGACTTCTATGCGAGCAACAAGCAGGGCGAATTCCTGCGTCGGCTCGCCGAGCGCGCCTGCGGCTACTTCGACACCGTGCTGACGCCGAACTCGGACCGCTACCACTACAACCACTTCCATCTCGACCTGGGCAGCGGCGGAATCTGCAGCCTGTAGGTCCGGCCGTCGGCCG
This Alphaproteobacteria bacterium DNA region includes the following protein-coding sequences:
- a CDS encoding sigma-70 family RNA polymerase sigma factor, producing MSATLTVEIQALMPRLLAYARSMTRGGDNADDLVQTCLERALRNINQFKPGTNLRAWMFTILRNTHINEIRRRARWAGSMDCTECEDLFPVSATQESRVELRDFRRAFAKLSDQDRRVLTLVGAEGMSYQDAAEALSVPIGTVRSRLSRARNRLRELMDDTPAQAMPGTGAYVH
- a CDS encoding extensin family protein; translation: MAGCVPQRPPQIASLEVGDIASVGTDVVYATEGSCQELLRARGAVFEPSESFHTGRGCGIDEPVIFRTGAAELGPDAELECEMALKWLQFDQEVVQPLAQEVFAQPVSYVHQLSDYACRVSTGNRAKLSQHSHGLALDVAAFEMPDGQTISVENDFYASNKQGEFLRRLAERACGYFDTVLTPNSDRYHYNHFHLDLGSGGICSL